One Kineosporia sp. NBRC 101731 genomic region harbors:
- a CDS encoding DUF4132 domain-containing protein encodes MRDFEFTSAWQRELYPRRGSLGVEALVPAPQARARIEAYTAEVREHLDRVVQASGSEIREAAQAWLAGDPDTPPLGAAAIARALMRHRTDLYEAPFADAWIAERGLRFAAEAAVELLGLTVPHEDIRFLGPGRGAGWYFWRFLQVQWRVRAALAGAPEAEYAAIVEVLAGLRSRSEYHRMATSLLVPTETAWVQESLDLLIAEHDPQGAVSLILSLSTRQQLERVDGAFGTVRGVLASSAWFLAGVVDFLGRDAVEVLMRWFDGETAPESRQRLLEALAQIPDERVLRVLADRATVGGVEPVLLEAAGRLPGPALGVLAVGGDRRKLDELLRLHVRRHRELAAGQVATLPAEAAGRVRALLDEFDAITEAPTRTLPPLLVSPPWLHRVKAPRPVVLEGLSATDEPVVTWREGEQETFGRRSPDVWSPYSAGDSRQQWEQRAGELRENLSRWEAPSFLIEAPFDLAAPLVAGWVPGDYSDRSELRPIAARFGIAALPALMCRAPGSPVEVAAVLGPFFSPAVAVRMADWLTRLKSVRGMASAWLLRRPLPAARALVPPALGKAGAPRRQAENALLLMASHGHADAVRSAGRDYGDEAAAAIEVLLARDPLMDLPARIPALASWARTERLPQPRLRDGSGVLPASAVEHLITVFALSRIEQPYAGLEIVRQSLAAPDLPAFAWALFGRWLAEGAVAKENWVLDGLALAGDDEVVRKLTPLILAWPGEGGHARAVAGVNVLAAIGSDVSLMHLHTIAQRAKFKGLKNAAQEKMGSVAADLGLTADQLADRVVPGLGLAADGTTVLDYGPRQFVVGFDEQLRPFVTYAAGKRLKNLPKPGAKDDPDLAPAAYQQFSALKKDVRKIGADAILRLEQAMVRGRRWSGAEFRQLFVGHPLLGHVVRRLVWGLYDADGHLTGALRVAEDRTFADVLDDEVLLADDAVIGVAHPLPLGSQVAPWAELFADYELLQPFPQLARPVHTLTGPELETGILKRFEGSKIPAAKVLGLERRGWRREAPMDAGIQGSIDISFPSGVTGTIALDPGFVIGMPTEWEEQTLDLVRVHASGTHPFSREDHPLQLGPVDRLAVSEILNDLTGLTE; translated from the coding sequence ATGCGCGACTTCGAGTTCACCTCGGCCTGGCAGCGCGAGCTGTACCCCCGGCGCGGCAGCCTGGGGGTGGAGGCCCTCGTGCCGGCGCCGCAGGCGCGCGCCCGGATCGAGGCGTACACGGCTGAGGTCCGTGAGCATCTCGACCGGGTGGTACAGGCCAGTGGGAGCGAGATCCGTGAGGCTGCGCAGGCCTGGCTGGCGGGGGATCCCGACACGCCGCCGCTCGGGGCGGCGGCGATCGCCCGGGCGCTGATGCGGCACCGGACCGACCTCTACGAGGCACCTTTCGCTGATGCCTGGATCGCGGAGCGGGGGTTGCGGTTCGCCGCGGAGGCGGCCGTCGAGTTGCTGGGTCTGACCGTGCCCCACGAGGACATCCGGTTCCTGGGGCCCGGGCGGGGCGCCGGCTGGTACTTCTGGCGATTCCTGCAGGTGCAGTGGCGGGTGCGCGCGGCGCTGGCCGGCGCTCCCGAGGCCGAGTACGCCGCGATCGTCGAGGTTCTGGCGGGCCTGCGATCGCGGTCCGAATACCACCGGATGGCCACGTCGCTGCTCGTGCCGACCGAGACCGCCTGGGTGCAGGAGTCTCTCGATCTCCTCATCGCCGAGCACGACCCGCAGGGTGCTGTCAGCCTGATCCTGTCGCTGTCCACGCGGCAGCAGCTGGAACGGGTAGACGGTGCGTTCGGCACGGTCCGGGGCGTCCTGGCCTCGAGCGCCTGGTTCCTCGCCGGCGTGGTGGACTTCCTCGGCCGGGACGCGGTCGAGGTGCTGATGCGCTGGTTCGACGGTGAGACGGCTCCGGAGTCCCGGCAGCGCCTGCTCGAGGCGCTGGCCCAGATCCCCGACGAGAGGGTTCTGCGCGTTCTCGCCGATCGCGCCACCGTGGGCGGGGTGGAGCCGGTCCTGCTGGAGGCGGCCGGGCGGCTGCCCGGTCCGGCGCTGGGGGTGCTCGCGGTGGGCGGTGATCGCCGCAAGCTCGATGAACTGCTGCGGCTGCACGTGCGCCGGCACCGGGAGCTGGCCGCCGGGCAGGTGGCGACGCTGCCGGCCGAGGCGGCGGGAAGGGTGCGGGCCCTGCTCGACGAGTTCGACGCGATCACCGAGGCCCCTACGCGGACATTGCCGCCGCTGCTGGTCTCGCCACCGTGGCTGCACCGGGTGAAGGCACCCAGGCCGGTCGTTCTCGAAGGTCTGTCCGCCACCGACGAGCCCGTCGTGACCTGGCGGGAAGGGGAGCAGGAGACGTTCGGTCGGCGCTCGCCCGACGTCTGGTCGCCCTACTCCGCCGGTGACAGCCGCCAGCAGTGGGAGCAGCGGGCCGGTGAGCTACGGGAAAACCTCTCCCGCTGGGAGGCGCCGAGCTTCCTGATCGAGGCCCCGTTCGATCTCGCGGCGCCCCTGGTGGCCGGCTGGGTTCCGGGTGATTACTCCGACCGGTCCGAGTTGCGTCCGATCGCAGCTCGTTTCGGCATCGCGGCGCTACCCGCCCTGATGTGCCGGGCCCCGGGCTCCCCGGTCGAGGTGGCGGCGGTACTCGGCCCGTTCTTCTCACCCGCGGTCGCGGTGCGCATGGCCGACTGGCTGACCCGGCTGAAGAGTGTGCGGGGGATGGCCTCCGCGTGGCTGCTGCGGCGCCCGCTCCCGGCGGCCCGGGCCCTGGTGCCCCCGGCGCTGGGGAAGGCCGGTGCGCCCCGGCGTCAGGCCGAGAACGCCCTCCTGCTGATGGCTTCCCACGGTCACGCCGATGCGGTGCGCTCGGCCGGACGGGACTACGGCGACGAGGCCGCGGCGGCGATCGAGGTGCTGCTCGCCCGGGATCCCCTGATGGATCTACCGGCCCGGATCCCCGCCCTTGCGTCCTGGGCCCGCACGGAGCGGCTGCCCCAGCCCCGGCTGCGAGACGGTTCGGGGGTGTTGCCCGCGTCCGCCGTCGAGCACCTGATCACCGTCTTCGCGCTGAGCCGCATCGAGCAGCCCTACGCCGGGCTGGAGATCGTGCGCCAGAGCCTGGCCGCGCCCGACCTCCCGGCCTTCGCCTGGGCCCTGTTCGGGCGCTGGCTGGCGGAGGGCGCGGTGGCGAAGGAGAACTGGGTGCTCGACGGTCTGGCGCTGGCCGGCGACGACGAGGTGGTGCGCAAGCTGACCCCGCTGATCCTGGCCTGGCCCGGTGAGGGTGGTCACGCCCGTGCGGTCGCCGGGGTCAACGTGCTGGCCGCCATCGGTTCCGACGTGTCCCTGATGCACCTGCACACCATTGCCCAGCGGGCGAAGTTCAAGGGCCTGAAGAACGCGGCCCAGGAGAAGATGGGTTCCGTAGCGGCCGATCTCGGGCTCACCGCCGACCAGCTGGCCGACCGTGTGGTGCCGGGTCTGGGGCTGGCGGCCGACGGCACCACCGTCCTGGACTACGGGCCGCGGCAGTTCGTGGTCGGGTTCGACGAGCAACTGCGCCCGTTCGTGACCTATGCGGCGGGCAAGCGGCTGAAGAACCTGCCCAAGCCGGGTGCGAAGGATGACCCGGATCTGGCTCCGGCCGCGTACCAGCAGTTCTCGGCCCTGAAGAAAGACGTGCGCAAGATCGGGGCCGACGCGATCCTGCGCCTGGAACAGGCGATGGTGAGGGGACGCCGCTGGAGCGGGGCCGAGTTCCGGCAACTGTTCGTCGGGCACCCGCTGCTGGGGCACGTCGTGCGGCGGCTGGTCTGGGGGCTCTACGACGCCGACGGCCACCTCACCGGTGCGCTGCGGGTGGCCGAGGACCGCACCTTCGCCGACGTCCTGGACGACGAGGTGCTGCTGGCCGACGACGCGGTGATCGGTGTGGCACATCCCCTGCCGCTGGGGTCCCAGGTTGCGCCGTGGGCGGAGCTCTTCGCCGACTACGAACTGCTGCAGCCATTCCCCCAGCTCGCCCGGCCGGTGCACACACTCACCGGGCCCGAACTGGAGACCGGGATCCTGAAGCGGTTCGAGGGCAGCAAGATCCCGGCCGCGAAGGTGCTGGGCCTGGAACGCCGGGGCTGGCGGCGGGAGGCGCCGATGGACGCCGGGATCCAGGGCTCCATCGACATCTCCTTCCCCTCCGGGGTGACCGGCACGATCGCCCTCGATCCCGGATTCGTCATCGGGATGCCCACCGAGTGGGAGGAGCAGACGCTCGACCTGGTGCGCGTGCACGCGAGCGGCACCCATCCCTTCTCCCGTGAGGATCATCCCCTCCAGCTCGGGCCCGTCGACCGGCTGGCGGTCTCCGAGATCCTGAACGATCTCACCGGGTTGACGGAATGA
- a CDS encoding MEKHLA domain-containing protein, with amino-acid sequence MSTRDAPFAELLASSYATSVGEPLVPEGVDAAGWLYEASFGLLAHDTSPDPLFVYANLTAQRLFEYSWDEFSGLPSRLSAGQDDRRTREELLEGVQDRGYASGYRGPRVAKSGRRFWIDDATVWNLVQDDGTRVGQAAIIPRWYEA; translated from the coding sequence ATGAGCACGCGCGACGCACCGTTCGCCGAACTGCTGGCCTCCAGTTATGCCACCTCGGTGGGAGAACCCCTCGTGCCGGAGGGGGTGGACGCGGCCGGGTGGCTCTACGAGGCGTCGTTCGGCCTGCTGGCCCACGACACCTCGCCCGATCCCCTCTTCGTCTACGCGAATCTCACGGCGCAGAGGCTGTTCGAGTACTCCTGGGACGAGTTCAGCGGCCTGCCCTCCCGGCTGTCGGCGGGGCAGGACGACCGCCGCACCCGCGAGGAACTGCTGGAGGGCGTGCAGGACCGGGGCTACGCGAGCGGGTACCGCGGCCCCCGCGTGGCGAAGTCGGGCCGGCGGTTCTGGATCGACGATGCCACGGTCTGGAACCTGGTCCAGGACGACGGCACCCGGGTGGGCCAGGCGGCGATCATTCCGCGCTGGTACGAGGCCTGA
- a CDS encoding DUF6518 family protein, with protein sequence MFSTTDERGVPVVRDTSGRAGAVSGVVASSFVLGAVTSYAQGFLPGVISSLANSASGWTIITVLLLLGFRSAPLPSALLGAASFVLLTLGYTLASALRGYTYDPTLFCLVGVVVGPFVGLAAAWLRERDLRAALATAALAGIAVGEAVYGLTVVADSTSPFYWTLSGLTGLGLAAWMAVRRLQTSLDITLALGLTAVVAAGFLISYQNLGTAL encoded by the coding sequence ATGTTCTCCACCACCGACGAGCGCGGCGTCCCCGTCGTGCGCGACACCAGCGGCCGGGCGGGCGCGGTGTCCGGGGTCGTGGCGTCCAGCTTCGTGCTCGGCGCCGTGACCTCCTACGCCCAGGGCTTCCTTCCCGGCGTGATCAGCTCGCTGGCCAACTCGGCCAGTGGCTGGACGATCATCACGGTGCTGCTGCTCCTGGGGTTCCGGTCCGCGCCGCTACCCTCGGCACTCCTGGGGGCTGCGAGCTTCGTACTTCTCACCCTCGGCTACACCCTGGCTTCGGCCCTGCGCGGCTACACCTACGACCCGACCCTGTTCTGCCTCGTCGGTGTCGTCGTGGGCCCCTTCGTCGGGCTGGCCGCGGCCTGGCTGCGTGAGCGTGACCTGCGTGCCGCCCTGGCCACCGCCGCCCTGGCCGGGATCGCCGTCGGGGAGGCGGTCTACGGCCTGACCGTCGTCGCCGACAGCACCAGCCCGTTCTACTGGACGCTGAGCGGCCTGACCGGGCTGGGCCTGGCGGCCTGGATGGCCGTCCGCCGCCTGCAGACGTCGCTGGACATCACCCTGGCCCTCGGGCTGACGGCCGTGGTGGCGGCCGGGTTCCTGATCAGTTACCAGAACCTCGGCACGGCTCTCTAA
- a CDS encoding ABC transporter ATP-binding protein, which produces MNPALSGTDLTLGYDGKTVVRDARIALRAGRVTALIGPNGSGKSTLLRSLARLHTPQAGRVTLGDGLEARTLHPKDFARRVTLLTQSRPTPGGVRVKDVVAYGRHPYRGRFGSGDENGAAVVQRALEQTGVATMAERPVDELSGGELQRVWLATCLAQDTHVVLLDEPTTFLDLRYQVEILDIVRDLADEHNVAIGVVLHDLNQAAAVADEVVLLHAGVVRATGTPAQVFTADLISEVYGLRIDVEVDEHGTVRTSPVGRHTNRRARQLSR; this is translated from the coding sequence ATGAACCCCGCGCTCTCCGGTACCGATCTGACCCTCGGATATGACGGCAAGACCGTCGTCCGGGACGCCCGGATCGCCCTGCGGGCCGGACGGGTCACGGCTCTGATCGGCCCGAACGGCTCGGGCAAGTCCACCCTGCTGCGTTCCCTGGCGCGGTTGCACACCCCGCAGGCCGGACGGGTCACGCTCGGCGACGGGCTCGAGGCCCGCACCCTGCACCCCAAGGACTTCGCCCGCCGCGTCACCCTGCTCACCCAGTCCCGCCCCACCCCCGGCGGGGTGCGGGTCAAGGACGTCGTCGCGTACGGGCGCCACCCGTACCGAGGACGTTTCGGCAGTGGGGACGAGAACGGGGCGGCCGTGGTGCAGCGGGCCCTGGAGCAGACCGGCGTGGCCACGATGGCGGAACGCCCGGTGGACGAGCTGTCCGGCGGCGAACTGCAGCGGGTCTGGCTGGCCACCTGCCTGGCCCAGGACACGCACGTGGTGCTGCTGGACGAACCGACCACCTTCCTCGACCTCCGCTACCAGGTCGAGATCCTCGACATCGTGCGGGATCTCGCCGACGAGCACAACGTTGCGATCGGTGTGGTGCTGCACGACCTGAACCAGGCCGCCGCCGTGGCCGACGAGGTGGTCCTGCTGCATGCGGGAGTCGTCCGGGCCACCGGCACCCCGGCGCAGGTGTTCACGGCCGACCTGATCAGTGAGGTGTACGGGCTACGGATCGACGTCGAGGTCGACGAGCACGGCACCGTCCGCACCAGCCCGGTCGGACGGCACACGAACCGGCGAGCACGCCAGCTCAGCCGGTAA